A window of the Pseudomonadota bacterium genome harbors these coding sequences:
- the tig gene encoding trigger factor, with amino-acid sequence MTEHTEKKQQVEIIDSIRRGLVIHVPAAAVEKAFDAAMEKVKQEAKLPGFRKGKLPDSVVMQRFGREVEAEAMQGAIRESYPTALRESGIVPLSDPRVEPRGKFERGKPFEYKAVLEVYPDVKVKKYGGLELTREKVEVTDADVEAELAALQRQMTQLEPIPSGEIGSGMVAMIDFKGTAGGKEFHGSQAENYVVDFGSGHLLEQFEAEISGMKAGEERDIAFHYPTDFFRREIAGTKGEFKVKVKEVRRKVVPELDDSFAKELGDYKTLDDVRAEIRRRIAEYRESVAQSALREQAVRSIIAGHQDLEVPTALIDAELGNMIEQMKRNAQARGQKFDASKIDSQDFVKRNVKEATDRARGYMLVRHISEEEKIEVSDNEMEERINRMAQDSRNQPAKIKEYLNKNKMMESLRSQVLFEKTLDFVVSKAKVKVEKPKKEKK; translated from the coding sequence ATGACGGAGCATACAGAGAAGAAGCAGCAGGTGGAGATCATCGATTCCATCCGCAGGGGGCTGGTTATCCATGTCCCTGCCGCTGCGGTGGAAAAGGCCTTCGACGCGGCCATGGAAAAGGTGAAGCAGGAGGCGAAGCTGCCCGGCTTCCGCAAGGGCAAGCTCCCGGACAGCGTCGTCATGCAGAGGTTCGGCCGCGAGGTCGAGGCCGAGGCGATGCAGGGGGCGATACGCGAGAGCTACCCGACAGCGCTGAGGGAATCGGGGATCGTGCCGCTCTCCGACCCGCGCGTGGAGCCCAGGGGCAAATTCGAGAGGGGCAAGCCCTTTGAGTACAAGGCGGTGCTCGAGGTCTATCCGGACGTGAAGGTGAAGAAGTACGGGGGCCTCGAACTCACCAGGGAGAAGGTGGAGGTGACCGACGCGGACGTGGAGGCGGAGCTTGCGGCGCTCCAGCGGCAGATGACGCAGCTGGAGCCCATTCCCTCCGGAGAGATCGGGTCGGGGATGGTTGCGATGATCGATTTCAAGGGCACCGCCGGCGGCAAGGAGTTCCATGGGAGCCAGGCGGAGAACTACGTGGTCGACTTCGGCTCCGGCCACCTGCTCGAGCAGTTCGAGGCCGAGATATCGGGAATGAAGGCGGGCGAGGAGCGCGACATCGCGTTCCACTACCCGACCGACTTCTTCAGGCGCGAGATCGCCGGCACGAAGGGCGAGTTCAAGGTGAAGGTCAAGGAGGTCAGGCGCAAGGTGGTGCCGGAGCTCGACGACAGCTTCGCAAAGGAGCTGGGCGACTACAAGACCCTGGACGACGTCCGCGCGGAGATCAGGAGGCGGATAGCGGAGTACCGCGAGTCCGTGGCGCAGTCGGCGCTCCGGGAGCAGGCGGTGCGCTCGATCATCGCCGGGCACCAGGACCTGGAGGTCCCGACGGCCCTCATCGACGCGGAGCTCGGCAACATGATCGAGCAGATGAAGCGCAACGCCCAGGCGCGGGGGCAGAAGTTCGACGCGTCCAAGATAGACTCGCAGGATTTCGTGAAGCGCAACGTCAAGGAGGCCACCGACCGGGCGCGCGGCTATATGCTCGTGAGGCATATCTCGGAGGAGGAGAAGATAGAGGTGTCGGATAACGAGATGGAGGAGAGGATCAACCGCATGGCTCAGGACTCGCGCAACCAGCCTGCGAAGATAAAGGAATATCTTAATAAAAACAAAATGATGGAAAGCCTGCGCTCCCAGGTCCTTTTCGAGAAAACCCTTGATTTCGTGGTGAGCAAGGCTAAGGTCAAGGTGGAGAAGCCGAAAAAAGAGAAAAAGTAG
- the clpP gene encoding ATP-dependent Clp endopeptidase proteolytic subunit ClpP, whose product MIKNELIPMVIEQTQRGERAYDIYSRLLKDRIVFIGSPITDDIANVIIAQLLFLESEDPDKDVHLYINSPGGSVTSGLAIYDTMQYVRPEVSTLCMGQAASMGALLLAAGAKGKRFALPNSRIMIHQPMGGFQGQASDIAIHAKEILRVREDVNRILARHTGKEVKKVEADTDRDYFMTCGEARDYGVIDEIVTYRPVKIEASKEKR is encoded by the coding sequence ATGATCAAAAATGAACTTATTCCAATGGTAATCGAGCAGACCCAGCGGGGGGAGAGGGCCTATGACATATATTCCCGCCTCCTCAAGGACCGCATAGTCTTCATAGGGTCGCCCATCACCGACGACATCGCCAACGTCATCATAGCGCAGCTGCTCTTCCTCGAGTCGGAGGACCCGGACAAGGACGTCCACCTCTACATCAACTCGCCGGGCGGCAGCGTGACCTCGGGGCTCGCGATCTACGACACCATGCAGTACGTGCGGCCGGAGGTCTCCACGCTGTGCATGGGACAGGCGGCCAGCATGGGCGCGCTCCTGCTCGCGGCAGGGGCCAAGGGCAAGCGGTTCGCCCTGCCCAACTCCAGGATCATGATCCACCAGCCCATGGGAGGGTTCCAGGGCCAGGCCTCGGACATCGCGATCCACGCCAAGGAGATCCTGCGCGTGCGCGAGGACGTGAACAGGATACTCGCCAGGCACACGGGCAAGGAGGTCAAGAAGGTCGAGGCCGACACCGACCGCGACTATTTCATGACCTGCGGCGAGGCGCGCGACTACGGCGTCATC